Below is a window of Frigoribacterium sp. SL97 DNA.
TCCGCGTGACGCAGACGTCGACCCCACCGATGGCGTTCGACATCTCGATGACGCCGTCGAAGGTGATCTTGCCGGCGTAGGGGATCGCCAGTCCGGTCATGCCCTCGACCGTCTTGACGGTGCACGAGAGGCCACCGCGTCCGAGGGTCGTGTTGAACTGCACGTAGTCCTCGGCCGGGTACACCTGGCCGTCGTCGCCGACGCATTCGGGCACGTCGATCATCAGGTCGCGGGGGAAGCTCACGGCCGTCAGCTGGGTGTGGTCCGCCGAGAGGTGGGCCAGGATCGTCACGTCGTTGCGGATGCCGTCGACCTCGCCGGCGTCGACCTGGCTGCCGTCGTCGCGTTCGTCGCTGCCCACCAGCAGGATGTTGGCGCCGCCCTGGATGGCCGAGATGTCGACCCCGGCGACCTCGTCCTCGTTGCCGAGAGAGACCGTCTGCACGCCCGAGGTCGCGGAGCGGACCGCGATGGCCGCGACGGACACGCCGCTCACGAGCACGACGGCCATCGTCCCGGCGACGAGCCCCAGGAGCATGCGGACGGGGCCGCGGCGGCGGAGTCGGCCGTGACGAGCGACCCCCCGAGGGGAGGAGGGGGTGGTCGAGCGGTCAGGCATGGTGCTCCCGGCAGTCGTGACGCGTACCCGACGAGACGACGGCCGAGGTGGGCGGCAGAGGTCGGCGGGTGCTCCGGCGTGTCGGGTTGACCAGCCGGGTTGCTGAACTATACCGGCATCACCTAGGATCGACCTTTGGTGTTCCGTGTGCGTTTCTGCGCGCCTGGGCATCGCATCCCCGCACGACCAACACCCCTATTCTTAGCGACAGTGAGGCTATGGCCAAAAAAGACGGTGTCATCGAAATCGAAGGCGCAGTGATCGAAGCTCTGCCCAACGCGATGTTCCGCGTTGAGTTGACCAACGGACACAGGGTCCTCGCGCACATCTCCGGCAAGATGCGGCAGCACTACATCCGCATCCTGCCCGAAGACCGTGTGATCGTGGAGCTCAGCCCCTACGACCTGACCCGCGGCCGGATCGTCTACCGCTACAAGTAGGGCGTGCTGGAAAGGAACGGCCCCACGCACCCGTGGGGCACGAAGCCAGCGAGATCAAGGAATCAGCAATGAAGGTCAACCCCAGCGTCAAGCCCATCTGCGAGCACTGCAAGGTCATCCGCCGTAAGGGCAACGTCATGGTCATCTGCAAGAGCAACCCGCGCCACAAGCAGCGTCAGGGCTGACTCGTCCGTCGCTCCGGCGACGTGCCGATGCCGACCCGGCCGAGCCGGGTCACACAGCAACACCCTCCCAGCAGCACCAGAACTCGTCACGGAAGCCCGACAGGGTGGACGGAGGCGGGGGACACCCCGGGTCGGAGGCCCGGGCACCGGTGCTGTGACAGACCTCCACCATCTCTGAAAAGAGGCCATCATGGCACGTCTAGCAGGCGTTGACATCCCGCGCGACAAGCGCGTTGAAGTCGCACTGACCTACATCTACGGAGTCGGCCGCACCAGCGCGCTCAAGACTCTCGCCGAGACCGAGATCGACGGCAACATCCGCGTCAAGGACCTCACGGACGACCAGCTCGTCCTGCTCCGCGACTACATCGAGGGCAACTACAAGGTCGAGGGTGACCTCCGCCGCGAGGTGGCCGCCGACATCCGCCGCAAGGTCGAGATCGGTAGCTACGAGGGCATCCGCCACCGCCGCGGCCTCCCTGTCCGCGGCCAGCGCACCAAGACGAACGCTCGTACCCGCAAGGGCCCGAAGCGCACCGTCGCCGGCAAGAAGAAGGCTCGATAGGCCTCGGCTCCCGCCGTACGCCCCTCAAGGTTGTAGGAGAAAAAATTGGCAGCACCGAAGACGGCCGCGCGTAAGCCCCGCCGCAAAGAGAAGAAGAACGTCGCCGTGGGCCAGGCCCACATCAAGAGCACGTTCAACAACACGATCGTCTCGATCACCGACCCCTCGGGCGCCGTCCTGAGCTGGGCCTCGTCCGGCGCCGTCGGCTTCAAGGGCTCGCGCAAGTCGACCCCGTTCGCCGCGCAGCTCGCCGCCGAGTCCGCCGCCCGCCAGGCGCAGGAGCACGGTGTCAAGAAGGTCGACGTCTTCGTCAAGGGCCCGGGTTCGGGTCGCGAGACGGCGATCCGCTCGCTCCAGGCCGCAGGCCTCGAGGTCGGTTCGATCAACGACGTCACCCCCCAGGCGCACAACGGCTGCCGCCCGCCGAAGCGTCGTCGCGTCTAACTGAGTTACCGCCCGCCGTGCCCGACGGGCCCCGTCACCGGGGTCCGTCGGGTACGGCGGGCTCCCCCGCGTCAGCACCGCCTCCCGCGTGTTCGCCCGAGGTGCCCACAACTCAACAGACCCGACGGGCCAGCCACCTGTCGTACCGCCAAGAGTCATATAGCGGACTCTTCGCCGAAAGGATTAAACAGTGCTCATTGCACAGCGCCCCACCCTCACCGAGGAGAACATCTCGGAGTTCCGCTCCCGCTTCGTGATCGAGCCCCTCGAGCCAGGCTTCGGTTACACCCTCGGCAACTCGCTGCGC
It encodes the following:
- the infA gene encoding translation initiation factor IF-1, whose product is MAKKDGVIEIEGAVIEALPNAMFRVELTNGHRVLAHISGKMRQHYIRILPEDRVIVELSPYDLTRGRIVYRYK
- the rpsM gene encoding 30S ribosomal protein S13, with translation MARLAGVDIPRDKRVEVALTYIYGVGRTSALKTLAETEIDGNIRVKDLTDDQLVLLRDYIEGNYKVEGDLRREVAADIRRKVEIGSYEGIRHRRGLPVRGQRTKTNARTRKGPKRTVAGKKKAR
- the rpmJ gene encoding 50S ribosomal protein L36 codes for the protein MKVNPSVKPICEHCKVIRRKGNVMVICKSNPRHKQRQG
- the rpsK gene encoding 30S ribosomal protein S11, producing the protein MAAPKTAARKPRRKEKKNVAVGQAHIKSTFNNTIVSITDPSGAVLSWASSGAVGFKGSRKSTPFAAQLAAESAARQAQEHGVKKVDVFVKGPGSGRETAIRSLQAAGLEVGSINDVTPQAHNGCRPPKRRRV